A window of the Nycticebus coucang isolate mNycCou1 chromosome 3, mNycCou1.pri, whole genome shotgun sequence genome harbors these coding sequences:
- the LOC128582101 gene encoding transmembrane protein 221 isoform X1: protein MARSYGGRVLAAMTLLGIPAAVLAALGAQLLFQLQAGRTELRGPRADGLGLELGAGPGLPEDAAGALLPLAAALASLALVLALTCLLLAVLCSHLGAELARGPGPDRSDWFLYDCRLLRHLALGLFCCGVSVYLAALSIYALLLFEIETGAAAASILGSGAVVLVAVLTHTLLRAARATRRGLHELSTPSFEDDLTRPAEVSKASPRAQPQQGSHHQTPYTFCPDPGESLGPMATATAPAALRGGQESRLPAPRMHRTLSASMGHWDGVTHEMHSMLGHRPGGTGKDSTLV from the exons ATGGCCCGGTCATACGGCGGCAGGGTACTGGCCGCGATGACCCTCCTGGGCATCCCGGCGGCCGTCCTGGCGGCTCTGGGCGCGCAGCTGCTGTTCCAGCTGCAGGCGGGCCGCACGGAGCTGAGGGGACCGCGAGCCGACGGGCTGGGCCTAGAGCTGGGTGCCGGCCCCGGGCTACCCGAGGACGCGGCCGGGGCGCTTCTGCCCCTGGCCGCCGCGCTGGCCTCGCTGGCCCTAGTGCTCGCGCTCACCTGCCTGCTGCTCGCCGTGCTGTGCAGCCACCTGGGCGCGGAGCTGGCGCGGGGGCCTGGCCCCGACAG GTCTGACTGGTTTCTCTACGACTGCCGTCTCCTCAGACACTTGGCACTTGGCCTTTTCTGCTGCGGGGTCTCCGTCTACTTGGCAG CGCTGTCCATCTATGCCTTGCTGCTTTTTGAAATCGAGACAGGCGCAGCAGCTGCCTCCATCCTCGGTTCAGGTGCAGTAGTCCTGGTGGCTGTGCTGACCCACACTCTGCTCCGGGCTGCCCGGGCCACCCGCCGTGGACTCCATGAGTTGTCCACACCATCCTTTGAAGACGACCTCACCCGCCCTGCTGAAGTCTCCAAGGCCAGCCCCAGAGCTCAGCCCCAGCAGGGTAGTCATCACCAGACCCCTTATACATTCTGCCCAGATCCTGGGGAATCCCTTGGACCTATGGCCACTGCCACAGCACCTGCAGCCCTCAGGGGAGGCCAGGAAAGCAGGCTGCCTGCACCCCGGATGCATCGGACACTGTCAGCTAGCATGGGGCACTGGGATGGGGTTACCCATGAGATGCATAGTATGCTGGGCCACAGGCCAGGGGGTACAGGGAAGGATTCCACACTGgtgtga
- the LOC128582101 gene encoding transmembrane protein 221 isoform X2, protein MARSYGGRVLAAMTLLGIPAAVLAALGAQLLFQLQAGRTELRGPRADGLGLELGAGPGLPEDAAGALLPLAAALASLALVLALTCLLLAVLCSHLGAELARGPGPDRSDWFLYDCRLLRHLALGLFCCGVSVYLAALSIYALLLFEIETGAAAASILGSGAVVLVAVLTHTLLRAARATRRGLHELSTPSFEDDLTRPAEVSKASPRAQPQQDEETEAPREQ, encoded by the exons ATGGCCCGGTCATACGGCGGCAGGGTACTGGCCGCGATGACCCTCCTGGGCATCCCGGCGGCCGTCCTGGCGGCTCTGGGCGCGCAGCTGCTGTTCCAGCTGCAGGCGGGCCGCACGGAGCTGAGGGGACCGCGAGCCGACGGGCTGGGCCTAGAGCTGGGTGCCGGCCCCGGGCTACCCGAGGACGCGGCCGGGGCGCTTCTGCCCCTGGCCGCCGCGCTGGCCTCGCTGGCCCTAGTGCTCGCGCTCACCTGCCTGCTGCTCGCCGTGCTGTGCAGCCACCTGGGCGCGGAGCTGGCGCGGGGGCCTGGCCCCGACAG GTCTGACTGGTTTCTCTACGACTGCCGTCTCCTCAGACACTTGGCACTTGGCCTTTTCTGCTGCGGGGTCTCCGTCTACTTGGCAG CGCTGTCCATCTATGCCTTGCTGCTTTTTGAAATCGAGACAGGCGCAGCAGCTGCCTCCATCCTCGGTTCAGGTGCAGTAGTCCTGGTGGCTGTGCTGACCCACACTCTGCTCCGGGCTGCCCGGGCCACCCGCCGTGGACTCCATGAGTTGTCCACACCATCCTTTGAAGACGACCTCACCCGCCCTGCTGAAGTCTCCAAGGCCAGCCCCAGAGCTCAGCCCCAGCAGG atgaggaaaccgaggccccAAGAGAGCAGTGA